From the Montipora capricornis isolate CH-2021 chromosome 2, ASM3666992v2, whole genome shotgun sequence genome, one window contains:
- the LOC138038005 gene encoding proline-rich transmembrane protein 4-like codes for MRNVRSWSYKSFAAKLILCFSCFCGSWEHKVGSDDVSYQAERRANEINNVIESEVKRDLNNQELQLFSSGSENHTGSRQKTLKTDRPPNTKYAEKRLKVNREEMNSSLDRKCVQTEESGVVNQNRQLQKEIMSEIHSHGHVKGPEMHRKRKIRQKRDTHSTESTFITPEPAPEGSPESSYSEPSKTSKPKAYPEQTWPEPEPEWSLAFNEWDDAWPLHTYGFAVIFTLIALVPPFELLGMYLDKTKLSALKATLLSTIFIFSSIRAFSLFVDPYGSRKRLPLVVNRLLFSLGHPCIISALSLLLLVLIDTTKMNIAPPRFQKVIFIIPVVIFHVILVLVADFVVVHFLEAKDLLLLCQIYFLLLGSLLSVGYIYVGWKIRKNIIRSQNLNDKSMRRLQYLIMACAVTCVCLCVITVYAAAGVFGVYSDVKYVDAWPWWIFQTLGRLLEVAICIVMLLMNSRSSKRKIKPSFSATSVFYLRRSTMKVKQSKQLEGLTITATE; via the coding sequence ATGCGGAACGTCAGATCGTGGAGTTATAAAAGCTTCGCTGCCAAGTTGATTTtatgtttttcatgtttttgtggCTCATGGGAACATAAAGTTGGAAGCGACGATGTTTCTTATCAAGCGGAAAGACGGGCAAATGAAATCAACAATGTCATTGAGTCTGAAGTTAAGCGGGACTTAAACAATCAAGAATTGCAGCTGTTTTCGTCTGGTTCTGAAAACCACACTGGATCAAGacagaaaactttgaaaactgaCAGACCTCCTAACACGAAATATGCGGAAAAGAGACTAAAAGTCAACAGGGAGGAAATGAATTCCAGTTTGGATAGGAAATGTGTGCAAACAGAAGAAAGTGGCGTTGTCAACCAAAATCGACAGCTGCAGAAAGAAATTATGAGTGAGATTCACTCACACGGTCATGTTAAGGGCCCAGAGAtgcacagaaaaagaaaaataaggcAGAAGCGAGACACGCACTCAACTGAATCAACATTCATAACACCCGAACCAGCGCCCGAGGGATCACCCGAGTCATCATATTCGGAGCCCTCAAAAACGTCGAAACCAAAGGCGTATCCCGAGCAAACATGGCCTGAGCCGGAACCAGAGTGGTCTTTGGCATTCAACGAATGGGACGACGCTTGGCCATTACACACCTACGGATTTGCTGTGATATTCACACTTATAGCGCTGGTCCCTCCGTTTGAGCTGCTCGGAATGTACCTTGACAAAACCAAATTATCAGCCTTAAAAGCGACGCTACTTTCGACAATATTCATTTTTAGTTCCATTCGCGCATTTTCCTTATTCGTGGACCCTTACGGTTCAAGGAAACGCCTTCCTCTTGTAGTTAACCGATTGTTATTTTCTCTTGGACACCCGTGTATCATTTCTGCGTTGAGTCTGCTTCTCCTGGTTTTGATTGACACCACGAAGATGAACATCGCTCCGCCCAGATTTCAGAAAGTCATATTTATCATACCCGTAGTGATATTTCACGTTATCTTGGTGCTTGTAGCAGACTTTGTCGTGGTGCACTTTCTAGAAGCCAAAGACCTCCTACTCTTGTGTCagatttattttctcttgttagGGAGCTTATTGTCGGTAGGATACATCTACGTCGGCTGGAAAATTCGTAAGAATATTATAAGATCCCAAAATTTAAATGACAAGAGCATGCGACGACTGCAGTACCTTATCATGGCGTGTGCGGTTACGTGCGTTTGCTTATGCGTCATAACAGTGTACGCAGCCGCGGGTGTATTTGGTGTCTATTCAGATGTGAAGTATGTAGACGCCTGGCCGTGGTGGATATTCCAGACTTTAGGCCGCCTTCTGGAAGTCGCCATTTGTATTGTGATGCTACTCATGAACAGCAGGTCCAGCAAACGCAAGATAAAGCCTTCGTTTTCTGCCACGAGTGTGTTCTACCTAAGAAGAAGCACAATGAAGGTCAAACAAAGCAAGCAACTAGAAGGGCTCACGATAACAGCCACAGAGTGA